In Mycolicibacterium alvei, a single window of DNA contains:
- a CDS encoding SDR family NAD(P)-dependent oxidoreductase → MIEFNGQVAVVTGAGRGLGRVYALELARRGAAVVVNDLGGTMAGQGSDTAVADQVVEEITASGGTAAASYDSVDSSEGGAAIVRTAVERFGRLDAVVSNAGIFNSIPFDELSAEDWRRMLRVHLDGGFYLAQPAYRVMKSQSYGRFVFIASSAGMFGQHLEAHYAAAKAGLVGLANVIALEGAPHGILANTVLPFGISRMVTETLGDPKALEDNGFFKAIRPELVAPLVVYLASRDCTFSHQNFSAGAGRFARVFVGLGEGWMSPPDSNPSADDIAAHLSEVAATEPFTIPGSIYDEVFGVTERLGVIA, encoded by the coding sequence GTGATCGAGTTCAACGGTCAGGTCGCGGTGGTGACCGGCGCAGGTCGCGGCCTCGGTCGGGTGTACGCGCTCGAATTGGCCCGGCGTGGGGCCGCCGTCGTGGTCAACGACCTCGGCGGCACCATGGCGGGCCAAGGCTCGGACACTGCGGTGGCGGATCAGGTTGTCGAGGAGATCACGGCCTCCGGCGGCACCGCGGCGGCGTCCTACGATTCGGTCGACAGCTCCGAAGGTGGTGCGGCGATCGTGCGAACGGCGGTCGAACGCTTCGGCCGCCTCGACGCCGTGGTCAGCAACGCAGGCATCTTCAACAGCATCCCGTTCGACGAGCTGTCCGCCGAGGACTGGCGTCGCATGCTGCGAGTGCACCTCGACGGCGGCTTCTATCTCGCCCAGCCCGCCTACCGCGTGATGAAGAGCCAGAGCTACGGCCGGTTCGTGTTCATCGCCTCGTCGGCGGGGATGTTCGGTCAACATCTGGAAGCCCACTACGCCGCGGCCAAGGCCGGCCTGGTCGGCCTCGCCAACGTGATCGCGCTGGAGGGTGCCCCGCACGGGATTCTGGCCAACACGGTGCTGCCGTTCGGCATCTCACGAATGGTCACCGAAACCCTGGGCGATCCGAAAGCCCTTGAAGACAATGGTTTCTTCAAGGCGATCCGGCCGGAACTCGTCGCCCCGCTGGTGGTGTACCTGGCCAGCCGGGACTGCACGTTCAGCCACCAGAACTTCTCGGCGGGCGCGGGCCGCTTCGCCCGCGTGTTCGTGGGCTTGGGCGAGGGCTGGATGTCCCCGCCCGACAGCAACCCCAGCGCCGACGACATCGCCGCGCACCTTTCAGAGGTCGCGGCGACGGAGCCGTTCACGATTCCGGGGTCGATCTACGACGAAGTGTTCGGGGTAACCGAGCGGCTCGGCGTCATCGCGTGA
- a CDS encoding ABC transporter substrate-binding protein, translating to MSYESTAEPIKVGYLMDFTLPPGFPEELMASFTQTFDLVFEEAVEQGLMDRPVQMIYREVEGLPKGSVKAVVDAYGELVDEGCLVVFGPNITDNCVPLREAIEERFKVPAISVTGTDDWLGEWTFAFSQGSMTDEPIFLADLVAKRGLTEIGVLVEQNLIGDSYLKNLRTACARKGIRIVAEAAIAQTAQDINAAVSTLHEAKAEAIVHLGFGFGIVFINPALEAVNWDPPRFTTTAFQNAWVNPIMWNAFLGWVGVDQYDEGNLVGQAWLDRYAKRYNGSRPEYCVSVVNHDVAATLVRAFTDAHPLSPRGVKEALERVKMMPAASGAPGTRVSLGKWTRRAWMGSGYLVARTLDADGVNSHLVDRFGEDA from the coding sequence ATGTCGTACGAGAGCACTGCGGAGCCCATCAAGGTCGGTTACCTGATGGACTTCACGTTGCCGCCGGGGTTCCCGGAAGAACTGATGGCCTCGTTCACCCAGACGTTTGACCTGGTGTTCGAGGAGGCCGTCGAGCAGGGGTTGATGGATCGCCCGGTGCAGATGATCTACCGCGAGGTGGAAGGTCTGCCGAAGGGCTCGGTCAAGGCGGTCGTCGATGCCTATGGCGAGCTGGTCGACGAGGGATGCCTGGTGGTGTTCGGACCGAACATCACCGACAACTGCGTGCCACTGCGCGAAGCGATCGAGGAGCGCTTCAAGGTGCCGGCGATCAGCGTCACGGGTACTGACGACTGGCTCGGTGAGTGGACGTTCGCCTTCTCGCAGGGATCGATGACCGACGAACCCATCTTCCTGGCGGATCTGGTCGCCAAGCGAGGCCTGACCGAGATCGGTGTCCTGGTGGAGCAGAACCTCATCGGTGACAGCTATCTGAAGAATCTACGAACTGCGTGTGCCCGCAAGGGTATTCGAATTGTCGCCGAGGCCGCGATAGCGCAGACCGCCCAGGACATCAACGCCGCGGTGAGCACACTGCACGAGGCGAAAGCCGAGGCGATTGTGCACCTCGGATTCGGTTTCGGCATTGTCTTCATCAACCCCGCACTTGAGGCCGTCAACTGGGACCCCCCGCGCTTCACCACCACCGCATTCCAGAACGCCTGGGTCAACCCGATCATGTGGAACGCGTTCCTGGGCTGGGTCGGGGTCGATCAGTACGACGAGGGCAACCTCGTCGGACAGGCCTGGCTGGATCGGTACGCCAAGCGGTACAACGGGAGTCGTCCCGAGTACTGCGTGTCGGTAGTCAATCACGACGTCGCTGCCACTCTGGTGCGTGCCTTCACCGATGCCCATCCGCTGAGTCCGCGCGGGGTCAAGGAGGCACTCGAGCGCGTGAAGATGATGCCGGCGGCTTCCGGCGCGCCCGGAACCCGGGTGTCCCTGGGGAAGTGGACACGACGCGCGTGGATGGGCTCGGGGTATCTGGTGGCCCGGACCCTCGATGCGGACGGCGTCAACTCGCACCTGGTCGATCGCTTCGGAGAGGACGCCTGA
- a CDS encoding spirocyclase AveC family protein yields the protein MTTEKSAPPGPVTVAGTEKGKAARTGPNWGRWAGAFALISFFSLFVAFARTEVHPRVANPNVEGRPRPVEFLLGWDGWLWVHQIGTVILLVILVVIFVRGWRRDPGSPIMLMFLCTTLIVWQDPIMNWAPFAVYNPELIHWPENWPLIMLSPTVEPFIVFGYVAFYFAPFFPAIWILRKLQAKYGPTAFVSKHPLISLGSITLVIGFIFDAILEVSLVRTGLYIYSQVIPFGSLFPGTTFQFPLIWESLAVTFVMVPAAVLCYRDDTGKAVAEKLAAKARLFPTKPVLGTFLVMFVIINVAYFAYGTWFAVIKASGAATAVACPWPYPEAKVYDPQGYFEKEGAEGPFSVGKWATWQSGLPDGRPDVQPPPPGQGDCATGSGHG from the coding sequence ATGACCACCGAGAAATCAGCGCCGCCGGGCCCGGTCACGGTGGCGGGTACCGAGAAGGGCAAGGCGGCCCGTACCGGCCCGAACTGGGGCCGATGGGCGGGTGCGTTCGCGCTGATCTCGTTCTTCAGCCTCTTCGTCGCCTTCGCGCGGACCGAGGTCCATCCCCGGGTGGCGAATCCGAACGTCGAGGGCCGGCCACGCCCCGTCGAATTCCTGCTCGGCTGGGACGGTTGGCTGTGGGTGCACCAGATCGGCACCGTGATCTTGCTGGTGATCCTGGTGGTGATCTTCGTCCGCGGGTGGCGACGCGACCCGGGTAGCCCGATCATGCTGATGTTCCTGTGCACCACCTTGATCGTGTGGCAGGACCCGATCATGAACTGGGCCCCGTTCGCGGTCTACAACCCGGAGCTGATTCACTGGCCGGAGAACTGGCCGCTGATCATGCTGTCCCCGACGGTCGAACCGTTCATCGTGTTCGGCTACGTGGCGTTCTATTTCGCCCCGTTCTTCCCCGCGATCTGGATCCTGCGCAAGCTGCAGGCCAAGTACGGCCCGACGGCCTTCGTGTCGAAGCACCCGTTGATCAGCTTGGGATCGATCACCCTGGTGATCGGATTCATCTTCGATGCGATCCTCGAGGTGAGTCTGGTGCGCACCGGTCTCTACATCTATTCCCAGGTGATCCCGTTCGGATCCCTGTTCCCAGGCACCACGTTCCAGTTCCCGTTGATCTGGGAGTCGCTGGCGGTGACCTTCGTGATGGTTCCCGCGGCGGTGCTGTGCTACCGCGACGACACCGGCAAGGCAGTCGCCGAGAAGCTTGCGGCGAAGGCCAGGCTGTTCCCGACAAAGCCGGTGCTGGGCACGTTCCTGGTGATGTTCGTCATCATCAACGTCGCGTACTTCGCCTACGGGACCTGGTTCGCGGTCATCAAGGCCAGCGGCGCCGCCACCGCCGTCGCCTGCCCGTGGCCGTATCCCGAAGCCAAAGTGTATGACCCGCAAGGGTATTTCGAGAAGGAGGGCGCCGAGGGGCCGTTCTCGGTCGGGAAGTGGGCCACCTGGCAGAGCGGACTTCCCGACGGGCGTCCCGACGTTCAACCGCCCCCACCCGGTCAAGGTGATTGCGCGACCGGAAGCGGCCATGGCTGA
- a CDS encoding nitric oxide reductase activation protein NorD — protein MLASALAARPVAVAAAEAGIGPWTDGETVFVDPGAPARTRLESVAVQASLIAAGSLDPEVIGALVRHRRLTKRYLAIEGHRALSANRALLPNSLGALADPSIGERSDSPAASLELARGRDVLSDAPTAFGVIRAKKILAACAAAKPADQQSVGHVPRRQGDRELEQLDEDDPNNWDDSDDTDLFSSPVGGGGAIGKWLKKLLSSARKTGGNGGGPPGADSPTHRTNSTKRGVHAVSSLATAPSEEVVDIKTEGVKYPEWNAERKLYRPDWCTVREADPQIKPHATQQIEDAISVRRPLARLGMGLHRRHRQPQGDDIDIDAALEARVEVRAGSVPDEAVYLDSLRKRRDLSVLLLLDVSGSAAEPGSVGRTVHEQQRTAVAHLMVALHDLGDRVSLYAYYSQGRSAVTMVPVKRFNDHLDAQVIRRLNSLEPGAYSRLGAAIRHGSAVLEERGGTSRRLLVVLSDGLAYDHGYERAYGAADARRALTEARRRGTGAVCLTIGASTDVESLRRVFGTTAHATISSPDQLAGVIGPMFRSAIRSGEVRRRVS, from the coding sequence ATGTTGGCCTCGGCGCTGGCAGCCCGCCCGGTCGCGGTGGCAGCGGCCGAGGCGGGTATCGGACCGTGGACCGACGGCGAGACCGTCTTCGTCGACCCCGGTGCGCCCGCACGCACGCGGCTTGAATCGGTGGCGGTGCAGGCGTCGCTGATCGCCGCGGGCAGCCTGGACCCCGAGGTGATCGGCGCGCTGGTCCGCCACCGGCGACTGACCAAGCGCTATCTTGCGATCGAAGGCCACCGAGCGTTGTCGGCCAATCGCGCCCTGTTGCCGAATTCCCTTGGTGCCCTGGCAGACCCGAGCATCGGTGAGCGCAGTGATTCGCCGGCGGCGTCTCTGGAGCTCGCCCGCGGGCGAGACGTGCTGAGCGACGCGCCGACGGCCTTCGGCGTGATTCGCGCCAAGAAGATACTGGCGGCCTGCGCCGCAGCCAAGCCGGCAGATCAACAGTCGGTCGGACATGTCCCGCGGCGCCAGGGTGACCGGGAGCTTGAGCAGCTGGACGAGGACGACCCCAACAATTGGGACGATTCCGACGACACTGACCTGTTCTCCAGCCCGGTCGGGGGCGGCGGAGCAATCGGCAAATGGCTCAAGAAGCTCTTGTCCTCGGCGCGTAAGACCGGCGGCAACGGCGGGGGACCGCCCGGTGCCGACTCGCCGACTCACCGCACCAACTCGACGAAACGCGGGGTGCACGCGGTCTCGTCGTTGGCTACGGCGCCGTCGGAGGAAGTGGTCGACATCAAGACCGAGGGAGTGAAATACCCGGAGTGGAACGCCGAACGTAAGCTGTACCGGCCCGACTGGTGCACGGTGCGCGAGGCTGATCCGCAGATCAAGCCACACGCCACCCAGCAGATCGAGGATGCGATCAGCGTGCGGCGTCCGTTGGCGCGCCTCGGCATGGGGCTGCATCGGCGTCATCGTCAACCGCAAGGCGACGACATCGACATCGATGCCGCGCTGGAGGCGCGCGTCGAAGTCCGGGCCGGGTCGGTCCCCGACGAAGCTGTGTACCTCGACAGTCTGCGGAAGCGACGGGATCTGTCGGTGCTGCTGTTGCTGGATGTCTCCGGCTCGGCCGCGGAGCCGGGCTCCGTCGGGCGTACGGTGCACGAGCAGCAGCGCACGGCGGTCGCCCATCTGATGGTGGCGTTGCACGATCTGGGGGACCGGGTGTCGTTGTACGCCTACTACTCCCAGGGCCGGTCGGCGGTGACCATGGTTCCGGTGAAACGGTTCAACGATCACCTGGATGCGCAGGTGATCCGACGACTGAACAGCCTTGAGCCCGGCGCCTATTCAAGGCTCGGGGCGGCGATCAGGCACGGCTCGGCGGTGTTGGAGGAGCGCGGTGGCACCTCGCGGCGACTACTGGTGGTGCTGTCCGATGGCCTGGCATATGACCACGGTTACGAGCGGGCCTACGGCGCCGCAGATGCCCGACGCGCACTGACCGAGGCGCGGCGCCGGGGTACCGGTGCCGTGTGTCTGACCATCGGCGCCAGTACCGACGTGGAGTCGCTGCGACGGGTGTTCGGCACCACCGCACACGCCACCATCTCCAGTCCCGACCAGCTCGCGGGGGTCATCGGGCCGATGTTTCGGTCCGCGATTCGCTCCGGCGAAGTCCGTCGCCGGGTGTCGTGA
- a CDS encoding TetR/AcrR family transcriptional regulator — MGRPQVTPGERKTLKRTPGRATDIGSAAEDRTRRTEILETAATLIATSGLRTSLQEIADAAGILPGSLYHHFESKEAILVELLARYHEDLDRIAENAQNRLDGPDPASPFDRIAELGSDIARCAVAHRAALQMSFYESPSSNPDLVALAQRRPTSTLDAMQQTLRAARWAGYLRSDVDLAVLADRICQSMLQAGLDVMRHNAAPEKVATLLCRILLEGLSTGRPTDAELDRSVPFMAADDVVRSWIEEAESEADDKTAHIRAVARAEFGRRGYEGTTVRDIASAAGMGTGTVYRLIGSKDELLAAIMQSFGEKIAVGWTEVLGSEGTTIEKLDALSWIHTNALDQFGDEFRIQLAWMRQSPPDTPNPGWLFTKRVKQVRSLLSEAIKAGEINVDSPSNEMLARAVIGVGWIPENILRQLGTRASQIHVRDTSLRGVVARKSPH; from the coding sequence GTGGGCCGTCCCCAGGTAACGCCTGGGGAGCGCAAGACGCTCAAGCGCACCCCAGGTCGCGCAACCGACATCGGCTCCGCAGCTGAGGATCGCACGCGCCGGACCGAGATCCTCGAGACCGCCGCCACGCTGATCGCCACGTCGGGCCTTCGTACGTCGCTGCAGGAGATCGCGGATGCGGCCGGCATTCTGCCGGGCAGCCTGTACCACCATTTCGAATCCAAGGAAGCGATCCTGGTGGAACTGCTCGCGCGGTACCACGAGGACCTCGACCGCATCGCCGAGAATGCCCAGAACCGGCTGGACGGTCCCGATCCGGCGTCGCCATTCGACCGCATCGCTGAGCTCGGCTCGGATATCGCGCGGTGCGCCGTCGCGCACCGGGCCGCGCTCCAGATGTCGTTCTACGAGAGCCCGAGTTCCAACCCCGACCTCGTCGCACTGGCCCAGCGCCGCCCGACGTCCACGCTCGACGCCATGCAGCAGACCCTACGGGCCGCACGATGGGCCGGCTACCTACGGTCGGATGTCGATCTGGCCGTGCTGGCCGACCGGATCTGCCAGTCCATGCTGCAGGCCGGACTCGACGTCATGCGTCACAATGCCGCACCGGAAAAGGTTGCCACCCTGCTGTGCCGGATTCTCTTGGAGGGCTTGTCCACCGGTCGGCCCACCGATGCCGAACTCGACAGGTCCGTTCCCTTCATGGCAGCCGACGACGTGGTGCGGAGCTGGATCGAGGAAGCCGAGTCCGAGGCCGACGACAAGACCGCCCATATCCGCGCCGTGGCGCGGGCAGAGTTCGGCCGGCGCGGCTACGAGGGTACGACCGTGCGGGATATCGCCTCGGCGGCGGGCATGGGCACCGGCACGGTGTACCGACTGATCGGGTCGAAGGACGAACTGCTGGCGGCGATCATGCAGTCCTTCGGTGAGAAGATCGCGGTGGGCTGGACGGAGGTCCTCGGGTCCGAAGGCACCACGATCGAAAAGCTCGATGCGCTGAGCTGGATCCACACCAACGCGTTGGACCAGTTCGGAGATGAGTTCCGGATCCAGCTGGCGTGGATGCGTCAGTCACCCCCGGACACCCCTAACCCCGGCTGGCTGTTCACCAAGCGCGTCAAGCAGGTGAGATCGCTTCTCTCCGAGGCCATCAAGGCCGGAGAGATCAACGTCGACAGTCCGTCGAACGAGATGCTGGCCAGGGCGGTCATCGGCGTGGGCTGGATACCCGAGAACATCCTGCGGCAGTTGGGCACCCGCGCATCGCAGATCCACGTCCGTGACACCAGCCTGCGCGGTGTGGTCGCACGCAAGTCGCCCCACTAG
- a CDS encoding SDR family oxidoreductase, whose amino-acid sequence MAESRSVVITGASRGLGFASATHLYREGWRVVAAMRSPDRGMALLREATGAGEDDDRLIGIQLDLTDAASIAAAAKGIIETVGAPHAVVHNAGISAAGMVEETPPDLWERMFATNVFGPVTLTKALLPSMRNAGRGRIVLISSAAGVRGMPATAPYSAVKGALERWGESMAGEIGPFGIGVTILVTGTYDTEIITDAGTTDLRDLDGPYARHHRTMDKRGRAMMKRAARPPEKFAAGLAKALDSSKPFVKTAVGPDARMLLLANRLLPTAGLHQMTRLMMGIPRFGALRGKETGHG is encoded by the coding sequence ATGGCTGAGTCCCGCAGTGTCGTCATCACGGGCGCGTCCCGTGGGCTCGGCTTCGCATCGGCCACGCACCTTTATCGCGAGGGGTGGCGCGTGGTGGCGGCGATGCGCTCGCCGGATCGGGGAATGGCGCTGCTGCGAGAGGCGACGGGAGCCGGCGAGGACGACGACCGGCTGATCGGTATCCAACTCGACCTCACCGACGCCGCATCGATCGCCGCGGCCGCCAAGGGCATCATCGAAACCGTCGGCGCGCCACATGCGGTGGTACACAACGCCGGGATCTCGGCGGCAGGGATGGTCGAGGAGACGCCGCCGGATTTGTGGGAACGCATGTTCGCGACCAATGTCTTCGGCCCGGTGACGCTCACCAAGGCGCTCCTGCCGTCCATGCGGAACGCCGGCCGGGGTCGCATCGTGTTGATCTCCAGTGCCGCCGGAGTACGTGGAATGCCGGCGACCGCACCGTATTCGGCGGTCAAGGGTGCGCTGGAACGGTGGGGTGAATCGATGGCTGGGGAGATCGGGCCCTTCGGCATCGGCGTCACGATTCTGGTCACCGGGACTTACGACACGGAGATCATCACCGACGCCGGCACGACGGACCTCCGCGATCTGGACGGCCCCTACGCTCGTCACCACCGCACGATGGACAAACGGGGGCGGGCCATGATGAAGCGCGCGGCCCGGCCCCCCGAGAAGTTCGCTGCGGGTCTGGCCAAGGCCCTCGACAGCTCGAAACCGTTCGTGAAGACCGCTGTCGGTCCGGACGCACGAATGTTGTTGCTCGCCAACCGTTTGCTGCCCACGGCGGGATTGCACCAGATGACCCGGCTGATGATGGGCATCCCGAGGTTCGGCGCACTCCGAGGGAAAGAGACGGGTCATGGCTGA
- a CDS encoding LLM class flavin-dependent oxidoreductase — MFTLRFDLRAPHTPTADLYGAAIDMCAWAETRGAVLAVLSEHHGTADGHLAAPTILASAIAARTRRLAILLAAVPIPFWDPVRLAEEICALDIISRGRVSYAFGIGHRAEEYGHFGVEMSARGKLADERLALLLRLLAGESIDHDGRRITVTPGCVSPTGPNLLIAGGSRAAARRAARHGLGFISQSATPGLKEFYEGECRANGHEPGVVQFPAPNTPTAVFVADDVDGAWDELGPYLLHDARTAASYRNGDDTVASISRAHTVPELQQPGGAYQILTREEAAGYVRGGRPLPLLPLCGGLPPDVAWPYLERAAVATGPDRTGQ, encoded by the coding sequence GTGTTCACTCTGCGTTTCGACCTGCGTGCACCGCACACCCCGACGGCAGACCTCTACGGCGCTGCCATCGACATGTGTGCATGGGCCGAGACGCGCGGTGCGGTACTGGCAGTGCTGTCCGAGCATCACGGCACCGCCGACGGGCACCTCGCGGCGCCGACCATCCTCGCCTCGGCGATCGCCGCCCGCACCAGGCGGCTGGCGATTCTGCTTGCCGCAGTGCCCATTCCGTTCTGGGATCCGGTCCGGCTGGCCGAGGAGATCTGCGCCCTCGACATCATCAGCCGGGGCCGCGTCTCGTACGCCTTCGGCATCGGGCATCGCGCCGAAGAGTACGGCCACTTCGGTGTGGAGATGAGCGCGCGCGGCAAGCTGGCCGACGAGCGGCTGGCACTCCTGCTGCGACTGTTGGCGGGGGAGTCCATCGACCATGACGGCCGGCGGATCACGGTGACACCCGGATGCGTGAGTCCGACCGGACCGAATCTCCTCATCGCGGGCGGCAGCCGGGCTGCCGCGCGACGTGCCGCCCGCCACGGCCTCGGGTTCATCTCGCAGTCCGCGACGCCGGGACTCAAAGAGTTCTACGAGGGCGAATGCCGGGCCAACGGCCACGAGCCCGGCGTGGTTCAGTTCCCCGCGCCGAACACACCCACCGCGGTATTCGTGGCCGACGACGTGGACGGGGCGTGGGATGAGTTGGGCCCCTACCTCCTTCACGATGCGCGCACGGCGGCGTCCTACCGAAACGGCGACGATACGGTTGCCAGCATCTCGCGGGCCCACACCGTGCCGGAACTGCAGCAGCCAGGTGGGGCCTATCAGATCCTGACCCGCGAGGAGGCTGCCGGTTACGTCCGCGGCGGCAGGCCGCTGCCGCTACTTCCGTTGTGTGGCGGGCTCCCGCCGGATGTCGCCTGGCCCTATCTCGAGCGGGCTGCCGTGGCGACCGGACCTGACCGAACAGGACAGTGA
- a CDS encoding CbbQ/NirQ/NorQ/GpvN family protein: MVNESGLAHQNGASSQALSERPYYKPVGNEEIVFKAAYRQGLSLVLKGPTGCGKTRFVEAMAHDLGRPLITVACHDDLTTADLVGRYLLRGDETVWTDGPLTRAVREGAICYLDEVVEARQDTTVVLHPLADYRRQLPIERLGITLDAAPGFGLVMSYNPGYQSVLKDLKDSTRQRMVAIEFGFPAPDVEEGIIAHEAGVDHRTAAELVRFGQAIRRLETGGLREVASTRVLIAAGRLIAEGLPVAVAARVAIAGPLTDDVAVSRGLHELIDVYLGESASGD; this comes from the coding sequence ATGGTCAACGAGTCAGGGCTCGCTCACCAGAACGGTGCCAGTTCGCAGGCTCTGAGTGAGCGCCCCTACTACAAGCCGGTCGGCAATGAAGAGATCGTCTTCAAGGCGGCGTATCGCCAAGGTCTCTCGCTGGTGCTGAAGGGTCCGACCGGATGTGGCAAGACACGCTTCGTCGAGGCCATGGCCCACGACCTCGGCCGGCCGCTGATCACCGTCGCCTGCCATGACGACCTGACCACAGCCGACCTTGTCGGCCGATACCTGCTGCGGGGCGACGAGACGGTCTGGACGGACGGTCCGTTGACCCGGGCGGTACGCGAGGGCGCGATCTGCTACCTGGACGAGGTGGTGGAAGCGCGCCAGGACACCACGGTGGTGTTGCACCCGCTCGCCGATTACCGGCGCCAGCTGCCGATCGAGCGCTTGGGTATCACGCTGGACGCGGCGCCGGGATTCGGCCTGGTGATGTCCTACAACCCGGGGTACCAAAGCGTCCTCAAAGACCTCAAGGACTCGACCCGCCAGCGGATGGTGGCCATCGAGTTCGGCTTTCCGGCCCCCGATGTCGAAGAGGGCATCATCGCCCACGAGGCGGGGGTGGATCACCGCACCGCCGCCGAGTTGGTGAGGTTCGGACAGGCCATCCGGCGGCTGGAGACCGGTGGCCTGCGTGAAGTCGCGTCGACCCGCGTGCTGATCGCGGCCGGGCGGCTGATCGCCGAAGGCCTGCCCGTCGCCGTGGCCGCCAGGGTGGCGATCGCGGGGCCGTTGACCGACGACGTGGCGGTGAGCCGTGGTCTGCACGAGTTGATCGACGTCTACCTGGGTGAATCGGCATCTGGCGATTGA
- a CDS encoding NAD(P)H-dependent amine dehydrogenase family protein, with the protein MPRPLRTVVWSTGGVGSIAIDAIGRRPDLELVGVWVHSASKVGPDAGELAGRAPLGVPATGDADALIALAPDCVVYAASGPDRDARAVPDYLRLLNAGINVVSTTSTSLVYPPGYYSAEWRDQLAAAAKAGSSSFYASGVFPGFASDQLALVLATQSKKIDRITVTEVSLNDHYPVADVMMDGMGFGRPLDFEPMLKTPGFIEMAWKAPIHLIADALGAEVPEIRGSLDRRITERDIEVAFGTIAAGTCGAVCTRATGVVNGREAIVIEHIIRMSRDVAPDWPASEFDATYRVDIEGDPDIHCAMNLGEAEGYGAGRAAMAATAMRVVNAIPYVVDAPAGLLSSLDLPNTLPRYVLD; encoded by the coding sequence GTGCCAAGACCGTTACGTACCGTCGTCTGGTCGACCGGCGGAGTCGGGTCGATTGCGATCGACGCCATCGGCCGCCGCCCGGATCTCGAGCTGGTCGGTGTCTGGGTGCACTCCGCGTCAAAGGTCGGCCCGGACGCGGGTGAGCTCGCCGGACGGGCGCCACTCGGTGTGCCGGCCACCGGCGATGCCGACGCACTGATCGCGTTGGCTCCCGACTGCGTGGTGTACGCGGCGAGCGGGCCGGACCGCGACGCCCGCGCGGTGCCGGACTATCTGCGGCTGTTGAACGCCGGAATCAACGTCGTGTCAACGACATCGACCTCACTGGTGTACCCGCCGGGGTACTACTCCGCGGAATGGCGAGACCAGCTGGCAGCTGCGGCCAAGGCTGGGAGCTCGTCGTTCTACGCATCGGGGGTCTTTCCGGGATTCGCCTCGGACCAGCTGGCCCTCGTGCTTGCAACCCAGTCCAAGAAGATCGACCGCATCACAGTAACCGAGGTGTCCCTCAACGACCACTATCCGGTGGCCGATGTGATGATGGACGGGATGGGTTTCGGGCGTCCGCTCGATTTCGAACCGATGCTCAAGACCCCAGGATTCATCGAGATGGCTTGGAAGGCACCGATTCACCTGATAGCCGATGCGCTCGGGGCCGAGGTGCCCGAGATTCGCGGCTCGCTGGACCGACGGATCACCGAACGTGACATCGAGGTCGCGTTCGGCACGATCGCCGCGGGGACGTGTGGTGCCGTCTGCACCCGTGCGACCGGAGTGGTGAACGGACGTGAGGCCATCGTCATCGAACACATCATCCGGATGTCACGCGATGTCGCACCCGATTGGCCGGCGTCGGAATTCGACGCCACCTACCGGGTGGACATCGAGGGCGATCCCGACATCCACTGTGCGATGAACCTGGGGGAGGCCGAAGGCTACGGTGCCGGCCGGGCCGCGATGGCTGCCACCGCGATGCGGGTAGTCAATGCGATTCCCTACGTTGTCGATGCTCCCGCCGGATTGCTGAGCTCGCTCGATCTCCCGAATACGTTGCCGCGGTATGTATTGGACTAG